One Drosophila santomea strain STO CAGO 1482 chromosome X, Prin_Dsan_1.1, whole genome shotgun sequence DNA segment encodes these proteins:
- the LOC120455705 gene encoding cubilin homolog produces the protein MRGGAARSRLLLCWAVLTIIADTWPYADGFVNSPKIISKDGNLIIESGANRNISFRLSGNSRLTINEELDVMELLLATNGSKKRTGGKDEWNTGDDFVGTRELAEQLADFNRRAFGANGLNAMLRLQLNRTRGSMALIRRLQSRVRVVENQVDRIKTQLEVNSCASGPCVNGGTCYNTYTGFRCQCRSAFEGTKCELDVNECALYEGTDLGCQNGGQCQNQFGTYSCLCQPGWHGMHCTQRKADCSQSSAWELCGHGSCVPSADDAGYRCICEQGWKTNGLTPICGEDVDECSDSAGHKPCSTNCINLPGSFTCAPCPAGLTGNGVSCRDLDECQTNNGGCSLSPKVDCINTYGSYHCGECPIGWTGDGRKCERSPQDYDIQTGQTPRSCPAGNNPCYPMASCFLISATTSCRCPMGMVGSGYGPNGCVNGTTTNCLGNPCLNDGICLDAGPSNFTCLCPSGFRPPICEPLPSPCDRQPCKNGGRCRPTTSGDLFVCQCLPGYRGRLCDTRFSSCNGMLSAPSGRLQYPPSGTGYEHNAQCAWVIRTNESLVVNVTFQSFDVEDSTECRYDWLQINDGRSAAAQIIGRYCGSHLPHGGNIVSSGNQLYLWFRSDNSTAKEGFDLTWNSIRPQCGGRLNFDTHGTLASPGSPGNYPKNRDCRWQLVAPTTKRIKLTFFSLQLELHENCNFDYVLIRDTISGRELAKYCTTGTPAPLLLPTHLAEIYFHSDAEGSDTGFQLHYSVEERVPGCGGVYSAKQGSISESSTANSEPGGVSCEYEILLAVGEQIAIQFVSLELDSLDCLEVLDITDEGNSILQEKICGSDEARLNPPAFTSQFNRLKIKFYARAGSFQLNYRMACDYKLDSDQGIITSPGYPNLTRSDRVCTYTINTATNTVISLKRIDFQLTSGETDEDDNDGCLTTNLRINDGLNRQILGPYCGKNQPPEELVSHTNYLQFHLATDADSMGRGFKFEYRSLPSGSDGCGGVHTRSGDHIRLPVDGDIYASEATCYWVIMAPANKAIRLHWNSFRLESSMDCSYDYLEIYDSLGAQLGDEKSKPMARYCGYKVPEDLLSHSRQLVIKFVSDYSDSDGGFDLSYTFEERAQCGGHIHASSGELTSPDYPANYSAGLDCDWHLTGSIDLQLEIQLENFDLELSPNCSADYLEVRNGGGKDSPLIGTFCGRNIPTRIPAFSHEMRLILHTDTAINGRGFRLRWRAFAFGCGGRLRANTGVITSPRYPNPYPNLAHCEWRIYVHPGSGISIIVEDMEVEALSNCYYDSVKIYSGIRLPNQSADKVLCLYDDLTNPIIQLDNNEGTIVFDTDVSNTYRGFRLSYKANCIRNLTATTGTIESLNYMEPFWETIPINCSWTIRAPKGNRVLVEISHLERHEQHMPTANIPGGLYIIDGRNVQEIVSPQAVNISGELVTVVHNASNVNFQLDYRIDGCMEELRGAEGSFQSPNYPKMYPNHLECYWLITVEQNSSVELTIDGLNLEESPNCTKDALTVSNHRDSVEAHERHCGSTPKLVITSSGHRMHVRFISDDSHNGGGFMATYRTVKATCGGKLTARNGMIESPNYPLNYPAHSQCEWQVEVSPHHQIVFEMSDLELESGYGCNWDYLEAYDLAEDETEGQRLFKVCGDEEDSSTLLSSSSNMAVVRFVSDDSVSRKGFRLHFHESCGQMINVDESVFDYIQMSRQAAQNETCLWVFQAQEANKRIIFTPTHVKLRDDADQQYPTEGDCLDVGVKIYEGTEPVGTPRLKFCRSHPPALISNGQALTVSVPLQLVEEFEGHYMMMDTSCGSVYTALSGKFSSPYYPASYPPNIECLWLLEASMGNSISLTLESMDLEKSDGCNRDYLEVREESERGPLIGVYCGNEVPGVIHSRGTIWMKFKSDDDNVGEGFMASYNYEHHNEINGTDGTIQSPHFPSKYQGAEPYSWRITVDKEYVVEVSLQYLSDLDQPHLRFYDGYSDIGARIQVTSVNEPIISSTNVLYFMANRGPFQLNWNRLSKEALRSNRTAEERTRQCGNQLITIDRSVIGFHSPGYPNGYEKNLHCSWTLVPSNVAMHAVLTLSQIDLEMFSDECIADYVRIQSSNDLQNWSKLRTLCTLPTEPSERIFHGTPYLNVEFVTDASVNKTGFNGIVRTACGSEITASNGLVNITEILKFSPRPNQDCVWTLKVRQGRRIKIDFPDFQLLNNAASGTSDCRNYLLLRNGNDEDSPFLGRGKYCEDVAHEVLNTTSNKAYIKFHFASPPRFLVSFRFEELRYTTSGRIRLSASGEMQLISSPYYPNLPHPHSECIWIVEAPPEHRIMLHFQGAFDLLDATEATKECEREYVLVNDGSTELKTEIGRYCGKRKPDTIYSSGNQLRIRYFTDVSEPHMGFNASVSVARCGGSFQSPEGVISSPSRELLMIHEDGNRLQECVYTIELEVGNTIDLMGEHMQIPALVNGSCSQRNHLLLEEMDAFGLNGEEKIVDTMILCGDEPKHLMSETNKIVFRYRFLDGIPAESQGFRFKYTTLGSRCGETIYASLGVLQTPGYPMGVPHPMHCVWHVQVPKGRRVRLEILDFNMGTVENNRTRIGFRGRLTVANDFLMQSIVGRYSRNPPAEVLSSDNTMGIDAFLLPIVQIHGIKLRFSAYGSSSCQRVSLGLNVEKEVQLQRFNNSNPVYCSYTIEPMINSTVLIQVKEYNTSSVMMGNTHLCAMLSPLKFYRLEQNERLMQRILCEYQAPVPGKPLPAIRVPFNIQMVISASSRNGLSNLVLGYSMQACGGVVDLEPGDNITLHQPSGMESLLRPIDCAWAIGPYTDASGEDEVLPQDIQLEVSVYGVNLPAPILAIQPPQSPCLHHYLKVYNGPDQNSPLLGQYCNQATAVPMVVERGLFLEYHSDSYSPNAIFNVSVKYGSGCGGKLVYPYRAIDFAEQYKNNVECIWEVEATTGYHIGLTFHGRFYIEDSPGCTKDYLLVQQRVENTGNWTDLQRICGRDPPEMINTTTQYLRLIFRSDGDTVADGFLVKFERNCGGLLYADSDEQVLSSPGYPVGYEKHLQCNWTIVPRSSSMDGVLVSFVNFDLEQAPISICLFDNLTVTTKDKDKEPQRSVLCGVKHNHEYRGKEYINLLFRTDDSHSGKGFTFRYTSRLCGGIITQTSIVESPVQHTDNKLPPLSNCYWNLTAPAGHKFSIKFVSIDFEANMNCAYDGVEVFSGSTPDPRYRWGRFCGRFTEDLPLISIPQERGIIHSFSNEWIPSNGFRALVRMMPNCDETISLNGSSRYVYSKYNNAGGYQNNLDCHIIFQVNPDQQISVEFSNFHVQDSNGCGSDYVELRDGGGTFADIIGRFCGQNQPPTLRSTRHTLYMRFVTDEKVTDTGFQVTINAVPRLCGSSQITLSADGIKEVTINSPTRTPGGNYANGVSCFWKIKGDSLLRVQFINFDLHAPNKNGSCVEDFLKIYNSEDVPLLEQGLSSDLVFNGQTSRQDGYGFAMEHVYCGNVKPDIYYGQSNELYLKFRSKGLEQHGGFQLQVALSSNGERHYDGLQGRVHISQSSDCSIFIRAPPNHTLSLYYYEVIFGSFDCEVENLEVFDRTNRTLQRVCSFVDTGKSLFSNADELRLQIKTGSFLTSLDLTYLASPVEKGPGCGGQFYNTEGIFSNPFYPTNVRNNSNCQWLIRVPSNNVVFLIFKVFNLGSKTTCHTDYLQILEKSAAGKQREMRRFCGEDRPGYYKSQSSELLVRFHKTVNYDGVGWVIRFAGVYSDFRVPRYLLNGDYPRDFFVHNWYPKA, from the exons CTCAGTCCCAAGGTGGATTGCATAAATACCTATGGATCGTATCACTGCGGCGAGTGTCCCATCGGTTGGACCGGTGATGGGCGCAAGTGCGAGCGAAGCCCCCAGGATTACGACATCCAAACTGGACAGACGCCAAGGTCATGTCCGGCGGGCAACAATCCCTGCTATCCGATGGCCAGCTGCTTTTTGATCTCCGCCACCACATCCTGCAGATGTCCAATGGGCATGGTGGGATCGGGATACGGTCCGAATGGCTGTGTCAATGGCACGACCACGAATTGCTTGGGAAATCCCTGCCTG AATGATGGCATTTGCCTGGATGCCGGACCCTCAAACTTCACCTGCCTGTGTCCCAGTGGCTTCCGCCCGCCCATCTGTGAGCCATTGCCGAGTCCTTGCGATCGACAGCCCTGCAAGAACGGTGGTCGCTGTCGTCCCACCACCAGTGGCGATCTCTTCGTCTGCCAGTGTCTGCCGGGCTACCGAGGGCGACTTTGCGACACCCGCTTCAGCAGTTGCAACGGCATGCTGAGTGCCCCAAGTGGCAGGCTTCAGTATCCGCCGAGTGGCACTGGATATGAGCATAATGCCCAGTGCGCTTGGGTGATTCGCACCAACGAATCGCTGGTGGTGAATGTCACATTCCAGAGCTTTGATGTGGAGGACTCCACGGAATGTCGCTACGATTGGCTGCAGATCAACGATGGCCGTTCGGCGGCTGCGCAGATAATTGGACGCTATTGTGGTAGCCATTTACCACATGGCGGCAATATCGTATCCTCTGGCAATCAACTCTATCTGTGGTTCCGATCCGACAACTCGACGGCCAAAGAGGGATTCGATCTCACCTGGAACTCCATACGGCCGCAGTGCGGTGGTCGTTTAAATTTCGACACACATGGCACACTCGCCTCGCCGGGATCACCCGGAAATTATCCAAAGAATCGGGACTGCCGGTGGCAACTGGTGGCGCCCACCACCAAACGCATCAAGCTGACCTTCTTCAGTTTGCAGCTGGAACTGCACGAGAATTGCAATTTCGATTACGTCCTG ATCAGGGACACGATTTCCGGACGTGAGCTGGCCAAATACTGCACCACCGGAACGCCAGCACCGCTGCTCTTGCCCACCCACCTGGCGGAGATCTACTTCCACTCGGATGCCGAGGGCAGCGATACTGGCTTCCAGCTGCACTATTCCGTAGAGGAGCGTGTGCCCGGCTGCGGTGGTGTCTACTCCGCCAAGCAGGGTAGCATTTCTGAATCATCCACAGCCAATTCGGAACCAGGTGGTGTCTCCTGCGAGTACGAAATCCTTTTGGCCGTGGGAGAGCAGATTGCCATACAGTTTGTGAGTCTGGAGCTGGATTCGCTGGACTGCCTAGAGGTGCTGGACATCACGGACGAGGGCAATAGCATTCTGCAGGAGAAGATATGCGGTTCGGATGAAGCGCGTTTGAATCCACCTGCCTTCACATCGCAATTCAATCGGCTGAAGATTAAGTTCTATGCCCGTGCCGGCAGCTTCCAGTTGAACTATCGGATGGCCTGCGATTATAAACTGGACAGTGACCAGGGCATCATTACCTCACCTGGTTATCCCAATCTAACCAGATCGGATCGTGTCTGCACCTATACCATTAATACGGCCACCAACACGGTGATCAGTCTGAAGAGGATCGACTTTCAGTTGACCAGTGGCGAGACCGACGAAGACGACAACGATGGCTGCCTGACCACCAACTTGAGA ATCAACGATGGACTAAACCGCCAGATCCTGGGACCCTATTGCGGCAAGAATCAGCCGCCGGAGGAGCTCGTCAGCCATACCAACTACCTGCAGTTCCACCTGGCCACGGATGCGGACAGCATGGGACGTGGCTTCAAGTTCGAGTATCGATCGCTGCCCAGCGGCAGCGATGGGTGCGGTGGAGTGCACACCCGTTCCGGCGATCACATCCGGCTGCCGGTGGATGGGGACATCTATGCCAGTGAAGCCACCTGTTACTGGGTGATAATGGCGCCGGCGAACAAGGCCATCCGGCTGCACTGGAACAGCTTCCGTTTGGAGAGCTCGATGGACTGCAGCTATGACTATTTGGAGATCTATGATAGCCTGGGTGCCCAGTTGGGCGACGAGAAGAGCAAACCGATGGCCAGATACTGCGGCTATAAAGTGCCGGAGGATTTGCTCAGCCACTCGCGTCAGCTGGTCATCAAGTTTGTGTCGGACTACAGCGATTCGGATGGTGGCTTTGACTTGAGCTACACGTTCGAGGAACGCGCCCAGTGCGGCGGTCACATCCATGCGTCCAGCGGTGAGCTAACCTCACCGGACTATCCGGCCAACTACTCAGCCGGCTTGGATTGCGATTGGCACTTGACCGGCTCGATTGATCTCCAGCTGGAGATTCAGCTGGAGAACTTTGACCTGGAGCTATCGCCGAACTGTTCAGCCGATTATCTGGAGGTAAGGAATGGAGGCGGCAAAGATTCCCCGCTAATCGGTACCTTCTGTGGCCGGAATATACCCACACGGATACCAGCATTTAGTCACGAGATGAGACTGATCCTGCACACGGATACGGCGATCAATGGTCGTGGATTCCGGCTACGCTGGCGTGCCTTTGCCTTCGGATGCGGCGGACGGTTGCGTGCGAATACGGGAGTCATCACGTCGCCCCGATACCCGAATCCGTATCCCAATCTGGCGCACTGCGAGTGGCGGATTTACGTGCATCCCGGATCGGGTATTTCGATAATTGTCGAGGACATGGAAGTGGAGGCTTTGAGCAATTGCTACTACGACAGCGTGAAGATCTACTCGGGCATTAGGCTGCCCAACCAGAGTGCCGACAAAGTACTCTGCTTGTACGATGATCTGACCAATCCGATCATCCAGCTGGATAATAATGAAGGCACCATTGTCTTCGACACCGATGTTTCCAACACATATCGCGGTTTTCGATTATCTTACAAGGCGAATTGTATACGCAACCTGACGGCCACCACGGGCACCATTGAGAGTCTGAACTACATGGAACCATTCTGGGAGACAATACCCATCAACTGCAGCTGGACCATACGTGCGCCCAAGGGCAATCGCGTACTCGTCGAAATCTCCCATTTGGAGCGGCACGAGCAGCATATGCCCACCGCCAACATACCCGGCGGCTTGTACATTATCGATGGACGGAATGTCCAGGAGATAGTCAGCCCGCAAGCGGTGAACATTAGTGGCGAGTTGGTGACCGTCGTCCACAATGCCAGCAATGTGAACTTTCAGCTGGACTATCGCATCGATGGCTGCATGGAGGAGCTGCGCGGCGCGGAGGGCTCCTTCCAATCGCCCAACTATCCGAAAATGTATCCCAACCATCTGGAGTGCTACTGGCTGATCACCGTCGAGCAAAATAGCTCCGTCGAACTGACGATCGATGGCCTGAATCTCGAGGAGAGTCCCAATTGCACCAAGGATGCGCTAACG GTGTCCAACCATAGAGATTCGGTGGAAGCACACGAGCGACATTGCGGCTCCACGCCCAAACTGGTGATCACCAGCTCTGGTCACAGGATGCACGTGCGTTTCATCTCCGACGATTCGCACAACGGTGGTGGCTTCATGGCCACCTACAGAACTGTGAAAGCAA CTTGTGGTGGCAAACTGACGGCGCGAAACGGAATGATCGAATCGCCCAATTATCCGCTCAATTATCCGGCGCACAGTCAGTGCGAGTGGCAGGTGGAGGTCTCACCGCATCACCAGATCGTTTTCGAGATGTCCGACCTGGAGCTGGAGTCAGGCTATGGCTGCAACTGGGACTATCTGGAGGCGTACGATCTGGCGGAGGACGAGACGGAGGGTCAGAGGTTGTTCAAGGTCTGCGGCGACGAGGAGGACAGTAGCACACTGCTGTCTTCCTCATCCAATATGGCTGTGGTGCGATTCGTCAGCGATGATTCGGTCTCGCGCAAGGGCTTCCGGCTGCATTTCCACGAGTCCTGTGGCCAAATG ATAAACGTCGATGAATCCGTGTTTGATTACATCCAAATGTCGCGGCAGGCGGCGCAAAACGAGACCTGTTTGTGGGTATTCCAAGCCCAAGAGGCCAACAAGCGCATCATCTTCACGCCCACCCATGTGAAGCTGCGCGATGATGCCGACCAGCAGTATCCCACCGAAGGCGATTGCCTCGATGTGGGCGTCAAGATCTACGAGGGTACGGAGCCGGTGGGTACACCACGTCTCAAGTTCTGTCGCTCGCATCCGCCGGCCTTGATCTCCAATGGCCAGGCACTGACCGTCAGTGTGCCGCTCCAGCTGGTGGAGGAGTTCGAGGGACACTACATGATGATGGACACGTCGTGTGGCAGCGTTTACACCGCACTCTCGGGCAAATTCAGTTCACCCTATTATCCCGCCTCGTATCCGCCAAACATTGAGTGCCTGTGGCTGCTGGAAGCCAGCATGGGTAATTCCATAAGTCTCACACTGGAGTCGATGGACTTGGAGAAGTCGGATGGCTGCAATCGGGATTATCTGGAGGTGCGAGAAGAGTCGGAGAGGGGTCCACTGATTGGCGTTTATTGTGGCAATGAGGTGCCCGGTGTCATTCACTCGCGCGGTACAATCTGGATGAAGTTCAAGAGCGATGACGACAATGTGGGCGAGGGATTCATGGCCTCCTATAACTACG AGCACCACAACGAGATCAATGGCACGGATGGCACCATTCAGTCGCCGCACTTTCCGAGCAAGTACCAGGGTGCGGAGCCGTACAGCTGGCGGATTACCGTGGACAAGGAGTACGTGGTGGAGGTATCCCTGCAATATCTTAGCGATCTGGATCAACCGCATTTGCGTTTCTACGACGGCTATTCGGATATTGGTGCTCGCATCCAAGTGACCAGCGTCAACGAACCCATCATCTCCAGCACGAATGTGCTCTACTTCATGGCCAACCGTGGTCCCTTCCAGCTCAACTGGAATCGCTTATCCAAGGAGGCCCTGCGCTCGAATCGCACGGCGGAGGAGCGGACACGCCAGTGTGGCAACCAGTTGATTACCATCGATCGGTCGGTCATTGGATTCCATTCGCCAGGCTATCCCAATGGCTACGAGAAGAATCTACATTGCTCCTGGACTTTGGTGCCCTCGAATGTGGCCATGCATGCCGTTCTCACACTGAGCCAAATCGATCTGGAGATGTTTAGCGACGAATGCATTGCTGACTATGTTAGAATCCAGAGTAGTAACGATCTGCAGAACTGGTCGAAGCTGAGAACGCTATGCACCCTGCCCACGGAGCCGAGTGAGCGCATCTTTCACGGAACGCCGTATCTCAATGTGGAATTCGTGACGGATGCCAGTGTGAATAAAACGGGATTCAATGGCATTGTGCGCACGGCCTGCGGCTCGGAGATCACTGCCTCCAATGGTCTGGTCAACATTACGGAGATACTGAAGTTCAGTCCGCGACCAAATCAGGATTGTGTGTGGACGCTTAAAGTGCGCCAGGGGCGAAGGATCAAGATCGATTTCCCCGACTTTCAATTGCTGAACAATGCCGCTAGTGGAACGAGTGATTGCCGGAATTATCTGTTACTACGCAATGGAAACGATGAAGATTCACCCTTCCTGGGCCGCGGCAAGTACTGTGAGGATGTCGCACACGAGGTCCTGAACACCACCTCCAATAAGGCCTACATAAAGTTCCACTTTGCGAGTCCACCCCGCTTCCTGGTCTCCTTCCGTTTCGAGGAGCTGCGCTACACCACCTCCGGTCGCATTCGATTGTCCGCCTCCGGCGAGATGCAGTTAATCAGCTCACCATATTACCCGAATCTTCCACATCCGCATTCCGAGTGCATTTGGATCGTGGAAGCACCACCAGAACACCGCATCATGCTGCATTTTCAGGGTGCCTTCGATCTGCTGGACGCCACCGAAGCGACCAAGGAATGCGAACGGGAATATGTTTTGGTCAATGACGGCAGTACGGAGCTGAAAACGGAAATCGGTCGTTATTGCGGCAAACGTAAGCCGGATACGATCTACTCCAGCGGTAATCAGCTGAGGATACGCTACTTCACGGATGTCTCGGAGCCCCACATGGGCTTCAATGCCAGTGTGAGTGTCGCCCGATGCGGTGGCTCGTTCCAGAGTCCGGAGGGAGTTATATCATCGCCGTCAAGGGAACTCCTCATGATACACGAGGATGGCAATCGGCTGCAGGAGTGTGTGTACACCATCGAACTGGAGGTGGGCAACACCATCGATCTGATGGGTGAACACATGCAGATACCCGCACTGGTGAACGGTAGCTGCTCGCAGCGGAATCACTTGTTGCTCGAGGAGATGGATGCCTTTGGGTTGAACGGTGAGGAGAAGATCGTGGACACAATGATACTCTGCGGTGATGAACCGAAGCATCTGATGAGTGAAACGAACAAGATCGTATTCCGATACCGATTCCTCGATGGCATACCGGCGGAGAGTCAGGGCTTCCGTTTCAAGTACACGACGCTGGGCTCGCGATGCGGCGAGACCATCTACGCGTCGTTGGGCGTTCTCCAAACACCCGGCTATCCCATGGGCGTGCCCCATCCCATGCACTGTGTGTGGCACGTGCAGGTGCCCAAGGGCAGGAGGGTGCGCCTGGAGATACTCGACTTTAACATGGGCACGGTGGAGAACAACAGAACCAGAATTGGTTTCCGTGGTCGTCTGACCGTGGCGAACGATTTCCTGATGCAGTCCATCGTGGGACGCTACAGCAGGAATCCACCGGCGGAGGTGCTCTCCTCTGACAACACCATGGGCATCGATGCCTTCCTACTGCCCATCGTTCAGATTCATGGTATCAAGCTGCGATTCAGTGCCTATGGCTCCAGTAGCTGCCAGCGCGTCTCGTTGGGACTAAATGTGGAAAAGGAGGTTCAGTTGCAGCGGTTCAATAACAGCAATCCGGTTTACTGCAGCTACACAATCGAACCGATGATCAATAGCACCGTGCTGATTCAG GTGAAGGAGTACAACACCAGTTCTGTGATGATGGGGAATACACATCTCTGCGCCATGCTATCGCCGCTGAAGTTTTACCGCTTGGAGCAGAACGAGCGACTGATGCAGCGCATTCTCTGCGAATACCAGGCACCCGTTCCCGGCAAGCCCCTGCCCGCCATCCGGGTGCCATTCAACATTCAAATGGTCATCTCGGCATCCAGCCGCAACGGACTAAGCAACCTGGTGCTGGGCTACAGCATGCAGGCCTGCGGCGGAGTCGTTGACTTGGAACCGGGCGATAATATAACGCTGCATCAGCCATCGGGAATGGAGTCGCTGCTGCGTCCCATTGACTGTGCCTGGGCCATTGGACCCTATACGGATGCCAGTGGCGAGGACGAAGTGCTGCCCCAGGACATTCAGCTGGAGGTGTCGGTATATGGTGTCAATCTGCCAGCACCGATCCTGGCCATACAACCTCCGCAATCCCCGTGCCTGCATCACTATCTTAAG GTGTACAATGGACCCGATCAGAACTCACCTTTGCTGGGACAGTATTGCAATCAGGCCACTGCTGTGCCCATGGTGGTGGAGCGAGGCCTCTTCCTGGAGTACCACTCCGATAGCTACTCGCCCAATGCCATCTTCAATGTGTCCGTCAAGTATGGTTCTGGATGCGGTGGCAAGTTGGTGTATCCCTACAGGGCCATTGACTTTGCGGAGCAGTACAAGAACAATGTGGAGTGCAtctgggaggtggaggcgACGACGGGCTACCACATTGGTCTAACGTTCCATGGGCGCTTTTACATCGAGGACAGTCCTGGTTGCACCAAGGATTACCTGCTCGTTCAGCAGCGCGTCGAAAACACTGGCAATTGGACCGATCTGCAGAGGATTTGCGGACGTGATCCGCCGGAGATGATAAACACCACGACGCAGTACCTCCGGCTAATCTTCCGCTCCGATGGCGATACGGTGGCCGATGGTTTCCTGGTCAAGTTCGAAAGGAATTGCGGTGGTCTGCTGTACGCCGACAGCGATGAACAGGTGCTCTCCAGTCCGGGCTATCCGGTTGGCTATGAGAAGCATTTGCAATGCAACTGGACAATAGTGCCCAGGAGTTCCTCGATGGACGGTGTCCTTGTCAGCTTTGTTAACTTCGATCTGGAACAGGCGCCCATATCCATTTGCCTCTTCGACAATCTGACGGTGACCACCAAGGATAAGGACAAGGAACCGCAACGCAGCGTTCTCTGCGGCGTGAAGCATAATCACGAGTACCGGGGCAAGGAGTACATTAATCTACTATTCCGTACGGATGACAGTCACTCCGGCAAGGGATTCACATTCCGCTATACCAGCCGTCTGTGCGGTGGAATTATCACGCAAACATCAATAGTCGAATCACCCGTACAGCATACGGATAACAAACTGCCGCCGCTCAGTAATTGCTATTGGAATCTAACCGCACCGGCGGGTCACAAATTCAGCATTAAGTTCGTTTCCATCGATTTTGAGGCGAACATGAATTGTGCCTACGATGGCGTCGAGGTCTTCTCCGGCTCCACGCCGGATCCACGCTACAGATGGGGTCGCTTCTGCGGTCGCTTTACCGAGGATCTGCCACTGATCAGTATTCCACAAGAGCGCGGCATCATACACAGCTTCTCCAATGAGTGGATTCCCTCGAATGGATTCCGTGCCCTGGTGCGCATGATGCCCAATTGCGATGAGACGATCTCGCTGAACGGATCGTCGCGTTATGTCTATAGCAAGTACAACAATGCTGGCGGTTACCAAAACAACTTGGACTGCCACATCATATTCCAAGTGAATCCCGATCAGCAGATCAGCGTGGAGTTCAGCAACTTCCATGTGCAAGATTCGAACGGATGCGGCAGTGATTATGTGGAGTTGCGCGATGGTGGCGGTACCTTTGCCGATATCATTGGGCGTTTCTGTGGCCAAAACCAGCCGCCCACGCTGAGAAGCACCAGGCATACGCTTTACATGCGCTTCGTCACCGATGAGAAGGTGACGGATACGGGTTTCCAGGTGACCATCAATGCTGTGCCCCGGCTATGCGGCAGTTCACAGATTACGTTGAGCGCGGACGGCATCAAGGAGGTCACCATTAATTCTCCGACACGGACGCCGGGTGGCAATTACGCCAATGGTGTGTCCTGCTTCTGGAAAATCAAGGGTGATTCCCTGCTGCGGGTGCAGTTCATCAATTTCGATCTCCACGCACCGAATAAGAACGGCAGCTGTGTGGAGGACTTTTTGAAAATCTACAATAGTGAG GATGTACCGCTGTTGGAGCAGGGATTGAGCTCGGACCTGGTTTTCAATGGCCAGACTTCCAGGCAGGACGGTTACGGCTTTGCCATGGAGCACGTGTACTGCGGCAATGTCAAGCCGGACATCTATTATGGCCAGTCCAACGAGCTGTATCTGAAGTTCCGGTCCAAGGGATTGGAGCAGCATGGCGGATTCCAATTGCAGGTCGCTCTCAGCTCCAACGGAGAGCGCCACTACGATGGCCTGCAGGGTCGAGTGCATATATCACAGTCATCCGATTGCAGCATCTTTATACGTGCGCCACCCAATCACACCTTGAGTTTGTACTACTACGAGGTGATATTCGGCAGCTTCGATTGCGAAGTGGAGAATTTGGAGGTGTTCGACAGGACGAATCGCACATTGCAGCGCGTCTGCTCCTTTGTGGACACGGGCAAGAGCCTGTTCAGCAATGCGGATGAACTGCGGCTGCAGATAAAGACCGGCTCGTTTCTGACCTCGCTGGATCTCACCTATTTGGCCAGCCCGGTGGAGAAGGGTCCTGGTTGCGGTGGTCAGTTCTACAACACCGAGGGCATCTTCTCCAATCCCTTCTATCCGACCAATGTGCGCAATAACTCCAACTGCCAGTGGCTCATCCGGGTGCCCAGTAACAATGTTGTATTCCTCATATTCAAAG TCTTCAATCTGGGCTCGAAGACTACCTGTCACACGGATTACCTGCAGATCCTGGAGAAGTCCGCAGCCGGAAAACAGCGCGAAATGAGACGCTTCTGTGGCGAGGACAGACCAGGGTACTACAAGAGCCAAAGCAGCGAATTGCTCGTCCGCTTCCACAAGACGGTCAACTACGATGGTGTCGGTTGGGTGatccgctttgccggggtctATTCCGACTTTCGAGTACCCAGGTACTTGTTGAACGGCGATTATCCGCGTGACTTCTTCGTACACAATTGGTATCCAAAAGCTTGA